The following proteins come from a genomic window of Malus domestica chromosome 02, GDT2T_hap1:
- the LOC139191156 gene encoding uncharacterized protein produces the protein MAEELSETESSMDAPAFYNVEVNPNQRLSSVLLNEFNYLPWSRAISLALGGRSKLGYVNGAIEAPVVTFSTYESWLCKDQLIMSWLLNSMERRIAKIFSYSESSMHLWKQVKEMYGNQNNAACVFQLKKNLASLQKGSKAFVQHLGSLTNMWNELDVYHPHTTDATVLIKRAEEDKIFQLLASLGPEFEDLRSHILMNAELPSFTGVCAIIQREEVRMKVMNQETKDSVSETRAYVSSNKHPESKVYKGKRPDVKCNYCDSLGHIKDRCWILHPELKSKFLKETKGPEIKGTQKYLNNNSYKANHAATLSTEGMVNFTTNPATLINDFAAYLHNKQVLNNRDKAPVAEEKNHTALLGKFASFLAKHDHVSQKDIPGIFSAFSTTLNASNEHDYWIIDSGVTDHMTNKLITYMILQK, from the coding sequence atggctgAAGAACTCTCTGAAACTGAAAGCTCGATGGATGCTCCAGCATTTTATAACGTTGAGGTCAATCCTAATCAACGTCTCAGTTCTGTTTTGTTGAATGAATTCAACTACCTTCCCTGGAGTCGTGCAATATCTCTTGCACTTGGAGGAAGATCAAAGCTTGGCTATGTAAATGGTGCTATTGAAGCTCCAGTAGTCACTTTTTCTACATACGAGTCGTGGCTGTGCAAAGATCAGTTGATCATGTCTTGGTTGCTCAATTCAATGGAGCGAAGGATTGCTAAAATTTTCAGTTATTCCGAGTCATCCATGCATCTCTGGAAGCAAGTAAAAGAgatgtatggaaatcaaaataATGCTGCCTGTGTCTTCCAGCTTAAGAAGAATTTGGCAAGTCTACAAAAAGGAAGCAAAgcatttgttcaacaccttggcAGTCTTACAAACATGTGGAATGAGCTCGATGTTTATCATCCTCATACCACTGATGCCACTGTGTTGATCAAGAGAGCAGAAGAAGACAAGATTTTTCAACTCTTAGCAAGCTTAGGTCCAGAGTTCGAAGACCTTAGAAGTCACATCTTAATGAATGCTGAACTCCCTTCCTTCACTGGTGTGTGTGCCATAATCCAAAGGGAAGAAGTAAGGATGAAAGTCATGAATCAAGAGACTAAAGACAGCGTTTCTGAGACTAGGGCTTATGTCTCTAGCAACAAACATCCTGAAAGCAAAGTTTACAAGGGAAAAAGACCAGATGTAAAGTGCAACTACTGTGATTCTCTTGGCCATATAAAAGATAGATGTTGGATTCTTCATCCGGAATTGAAGTctaagttcttgaaggagaCAAAAGGTCCAGAGATAAAGGGTACACAAAAATATCTAAACAACAATAGCTACAAGGCCAACCATGCAGCTACCTTGTCGACAGAAGGAATGGTGAATTTCACTACCAATCCTGCTACATTAATCAATGATTTTGCAGCATATCTCCACAACAAACAGGTGCTTAACAATAGAGATAAAGCTCCCGTAGCTGAAGAGAAGAATCACACAGCTTTACTTGGAAAATTTGCTAGTTTTCTGGCTAAACATGACCATGTTTCACAGAAAGATATCCCAGGTATTTTCAGTGCCTTCTCTACTACCCTAAATGCTAGTAATGAACATGATTATTGGATCATTGACTCAGGAGTCACGGATCAcatgacaaataaattaataacttacatgattttacaaaaatga